In the genome of Carya illinoinensis cultivar Pawnee chromosome 13, C.illinoinensisPawnee_v1, whole genome shotgun sequence, the window tttaaataaccagaccatatatccccccatatactttaacgctatgatatcttccacaattccgtaaaaatcaatattatcatccccatggcttccttcgactacgaccccacaattttgagttttcctatatcattttttgtttgctatgtgaaatctatatccacgcaccaaacatcctaaatattggatagcccgcttagatgaaccacatgccaaagcatatacttttggtgagatttcacctgaatgttcactatatttcgatgcaacctacataaataaattttattctacttatatctaAAAAAGATATggcaattaatttatttattgttatatGTTATCTGACCCTTCTCTCTTGTGACAATCGAATGGTGTATAAATACATAGAAGATTCTAGATCAATAAAGTTTAATGAGCTGAGTTGGTGATCACGTGACCAGCACGTGACTCGTAAGTTGCATCAAACAAGGGTTAAACTTGAGCCACAGGATCTGGACACGtggagccatctattatgccatatatatatatatcgcttTAGACCTCTACTGTTAACCTAATTTCATTCTGTATCGTTTCTGTCGATTGAGAGAGGGGTTTTTGAGAGAGTGAGAGCAGAGAGGGAAGAAAGCTAGGGTTTCACTGTGAGAAGAGAGAATCTGTGATTTTCTATAGTGAGATGAGTGCTCTGTAATATGAGAGTGTttctgaggcttctctgtgaagGACACTGATTATCAATAAAGCTCTGAGGCCATTCTTGCTatggatgtagaccattagggtcgaaccacgtaaatcagTTGTGTTGTTCTTTCTTTGCATTATTCCTGTTATTTCTTGGTTATTGATCTTGTTACTATTCTATTTCTTGTTATTATCTTGTTTTGATTGGATATTAGGGTTTAGTCCGAATCTGTTTGGTTCTTGATTTGTGAATATTTCTAGTTTTTAatctctatttgtttttttttttttttttttgaaatggaaaCTTTCATTGATTAAACCATGCTATTACAAACATCTAAGATAACAGCACGTCTAATACAAGATGGTATCTCCTCTAACTCATAGAGATCACAATCATTTAGGAGGGCATTCTTGGCTAGCAAGTGGGCTGCCATATTTGAATCCCTCTTTGTGTGACAGAACTTCCAACTAACAAAGTCTTGTAGCATCTGCTTAGTGTCTTCAATGATTAAACCTCCTTGGCTCCAATCCCTAGCTGTTTTCTGCATCCCCTCGACCACTTTGAGTGAATCTCCTTCGAAGAGGACTGACTGGAAACCAGCTTCTTTACAGAATATGACTGCCATCATCATTGCATAAGCTTCAGCAGTGAAAGGGGATAGGTTCAACTCTCTTCTAGCTCGCATTGTCCCAAGTACTTGGCCACTGCAATCTCTAATAATAGCCCCAATACCTACTTGGTTCAGTGGTTGATTGATGGCAGCATCCCAATTCAGTTTGTATTCTCCCTCGGGTGGTGTAGTCCATTTCTGAAGACTCTTAGAGGTATCTGCAGCCCTGCAACTCACATGATTCTGATTTGCCATTTTGTAACAAGAGAGGTCATCCTAGGCCTTAATTACTATTAAGTTGGGATGCCTGAAAGCCTTCCCATGCACCACTTCATTTCTTCTTGTCCATATAAGCCTCATAATCGAGCCTACTTCCTCAATCATTGCTTTAGGTAACTTATCTTTTATTTGCTGCCAGACTTCCTTGAAGGATCCTGCTTCTAGAGAAAGTTTTTGGATTGGTTTGCTTGCTTGACTCCAGACATCTCGAGCTGCACTATAACTCCAGAGGGCATGGTCTACTGTTTCCTCTGCAAGTCCACAGATTGGACAGGTACTCTCAGCAACAATCTTCCTCCTTAGCAAGTTGGCTAGAGTAGGCAGGCCTTCATTACAAGCCCTCCAAAGGAACACCTTAACCCCATTTGGGACCTGCAGCTTCCAAACTCCCTTCCATAACTCTGATTGATCCTTTGGTTTGGAGGGGCCAGCATCATGATTAGAATGGATTTCTCTGTGAAGATGGTAGCCACTCTTCACTGAGAATAGACCATTTTGAGTGCAACCCCAGATCAACCTATCACCTCTACTGCCCAGAGTGATTGGGACAGTTTTTATCACCTCTATGTCTTGCTGAGTGAATATATCATGACGGCTGTGATCATTCCATATCCTTAGTGAAGGGTTGATTAAGTCTGCAACAACATTCCTTTGGGTTGGGACATCAGCCTCTAGCCTTGGGGCAAGGAAGTGGGGTCGAGGGAGCCACCTATCTTCCCAGATCCTTACCTGTTTTCCATCTCCTATTCTCCATAGCAAGCCTTCTTTCAGCAGTGAGATTCCAGCATGTAAGCTTCTCCAAGCCAGTGAGGGTCGAGCCCCAACTTTTGCCTTTAAAATGGAGCCATGTGGGAAGTACTTTTGTCTGAGGATGGTAGCAGGGAGAGATGTAGGGCTTTGCAACAGATTCCAACCATTCTTTGCTAAGAGAGCTATGTTGAAGCTATTGAAATTTCTGAAGCCCAAGCCTCCTTGATCTTTTGCTTTGTTGATTTGACTCCACTTTATCCACTGCATTGTAGTTTGGTCCCCATTGaagccccaccaaaacttccttAGCATCTGGTCAAGCCTCTTGGTGATGGACTTTGGTAGAAGGAAAATTCCCATTGTGTATGTGGGAATTGCCTGCAGTACTGACTTGAGGAGCACCTCTTTTCCAGCTGCTGACAACTTGCTTGTCTTCCAGTTATTCATCTTTGACCACATTCTATCAATCAGGCCATGGAAACATGCTACTTTTGTTCTTCCCACCATGGCTGGTAAGcctaagtattttccaaaagaTGCTGTAGGAGTTACACCTGCAATTCGAGTTATGTTGGCTCTGCAATCACTTGGAGTGTTTCTGCTGAAGTATATGGCAGATTTCTCCTTGTTCAAAAGCTGTCCTGAGGCTTGCTCGTATACAGTCAGTATGCTTAGCATTCTTCTCCATTCCAGTGTACTTGCTTTACAGAATATCATACTGTCATCAACAAAGAACAAATGGTTTACCTTGGTTGGTCCTCTTCCCATTGGAATACTTGATATTCTGCCCTTCGATTCTGCCTAAGTTAGGAGGTTTGATAGAGCCTCagcacatatgataaacaggTAAGGGGATATggggtccccttgccttagTCCTCTAGTTGGCTTGAAGTTAAGCTGAGCCTCTCCATTAAGCAGCACTGAGTAAGAAACAGACTTGATGCAGTTCATTACCAGTGTGATCCATCTCCTATCAAAACCCATTTTGCACATCACTGCATCTAGAAAatcccactccaccctatcataggctttactcatgtcGAGTTTTAGAGCCATATAAgctgactttccttgtattcttGTGGACATGGAGTGGAGGGTCTCGTAAGCCACCATGATGTTATCTGTTATGGCCTTACCTGAaacaaatgcactttggttcACAGAAATTATGTCAGGCAGGATAAGTTTAAGCCTATTTGATAACACTTTAACTACCACTTTGTAAATGACATTACATAGTCTAATTGGCCTATAATCAGAGACTTTGGTGGGGTTTTTGATCTTTGGGATCAGAGTTATATAGGTGTCATTTACCCCTTCTAAAGAGCCTGCAGTATTGAGGATGTTGAGCACAAATCTTGAGACTTCCTTCCCTGTGCTATTCCAATTTGTTTGAAAGAAACAAGTTGGGAAACCGTTAGGGCCTGGTGATCCCATGCCTTTCATTTGGAAGACAGCATTCTTGACTTCCTCTTCTGTGAATTCCTGGAGAAGCATTTCATTCATTGCTGTAGAGACTCTGTTGGGCATGTCCTTGATGCAATCCTCTATGCCTGATAGGGAGGAAGATGTGAAGAGGTCTGAGAAGTAGCTTGTAATAACCCTTCCAACTTGATCTTTGTCTGAAACCAGGAGGTTCCTGTGGTCCATGATCTGTGAGATCTTATTGATTTTCCTCCTATAGGATGCGTGCAGGTGGTAGAAGGTAGTATTCCTATCTCCATTCTGTAGCCAATGTTGtttggctctttgtttccatttcagATCCTCTGTTGCTAGATCTTGATCAATGTCATCTTTTAATTCTCTGATAGTGTCTGATTGGTCCCCTTTGTTTAGGTCTTGAAGTTCTTCCAGGTTTTTCAGTTTCTGTCTAATTTCTTTGGGGGCTCTCCTATTAACTTTTGCATTCCATTTTCTCAACATAGTAGCACACATATTCAGCCTACTTCTCATGGTCTCAATAGTTGTTCTTCCATGAATTGGCTTAGCCCAGGCCTCTTTAATGGTAGCTTCACATTCCTTTTTTAATGACCAGGCTACTTCATATCTAAACCACTTAACATGAGGCCTTGGTTGATTTTATTGGTAAACTACATCAATGAGTAGGGGGCAGTGGTCTGAATTCATGGTTGGTAGGACACAACAGGAGGATTCTTTATACTTTTCTAACCACATTGGGTTTGCAACGGCTCTATCCAATCTTTCTTTTGTGAAGGAGTCTTGCCCTCGGTTGTTTGCCCAAGTAAAGATGAGACCCTTTGTCATTAGTGAATTCAATGAGTACCATTCAAGAGTATTCCTGAATATTTCCATCTGTTTATATGGCAGGACCCCCTCTCATCTTCTCAGCTTGACAtactatttcattaaaatccccacaaCACATCCAAGGTGTACTGTCATCAGGTTTGAGAGACTTGAGAAAATCCCAGCTCAGGTGCCTTTTTGAGGTTTCTAGGTTCCCATAGAAACCTGTAAAAAGCCATGGTTGTTCATTTCCTGTGAATTCAATGAGCACCATTCAAGAGTATTCCTGAATATTTCCATCTGTTTATATGGCAGGACCCCCTCCCATCTTCTCAGCTTGACAtactatttcattaaaatccccacaaCACATCCAAGGTGTACTGTCATCAGGTTTGAGAGACTTGAGAAAATCCCAGCTGAAGTGCCTTTTTGAGGTTTCTGGGTTCCCATAGAAACCTGTAAAAAGCCATGATTGTTCATTTCCCACTCCTACCATTGCACTGATATGCCATCTCAAATAATTATGTATTGAAACCTTGTCCCTTGTCCTCCATAAAAAGGCTAAACCCCCACTGCTTCCTCTACTATCCACCACCAAACAGCCATCATAATTCAGCATGTTACACACATCTTCAATTCTCACTCTCATACACTTAGTCTCCATGAGAAATATCATGGTTGGGCTCTTTTCCTTAACAAGGAGGTTAAGGTATCTAACTAtccaagggttcccaagccctcggcagttccaggcTAAAATTTTCATTGAGTTTGGCAGGGCTGGGACCCAACCTCTGCCTTAGGAGTTGAGCTCTCACATGTACCCTCCTGCTTCCTAAATTTCTTTCGTTCATGACCTtctgtttttatgttttcaaaTCTCCCTCTCTTGATCCCGGTTCTTAAAAAGTAATTAGATATGTCTCCCATGGCTCCCCTCTCATTTCCTGCACTCTTTAGATTCTGTGTTCTAGTTTGCCTCTTCCATTTCCTAGCATGTTGAGTTTTTGTTATAGCCTCAAGgcacatattttcttttcctgttTTAGGTCCTATGTCTCGACTCTGTTTACTGCCCAGTGATCCCCTCTCTCCACTTATCACTCCATCTAGGTACTCTTGAGTTTTTTCCATGTGATTAAAGGATCCATTTAGAGCCAACTGGTTTTGGTCAGAATCAAGTTCCATTTCAGTAAACGTACCTGGCATGCTTTTTAGTTCAGGTTCTAGACCAACCGAGTTTGACTTAGTTTGAGGATTTTCCCCACTGGCACCCTCCTGTTGACTTCCTCCTTGGTCTCTTTTGTGGTCCTCGAGGATAAAGCCTGGTTTTGTACTGACACCTAAGCCTTCCTCTGTTTCCAACCTACCATGCCAGACACGAGTTGATGTTACCGGGTGTACCTCTTCACCTTTCTACTTCTGGTCTACTGCCACCTTCTGCAGGCTAGATTCACTGTTTATCCTAGTCTCTGCCCTGTCCCCTCCCTCCTTCTCCCCTTGCAGACCACCGTGAGGGTGGTGTTTCCTTGGTGAGCCACCGTATTTTCACCCCTCAAAGATGTTAGAATTCATGGGTTGAGCTCATAGCCAAGCCCCGAATTGCAGTAGTTTTGGATAATCACTTTGTTGTTCATCCCGTGATCTCACACCGTTTCTTCCTTTGTGTGACAAGGTTCCACACTGGAAGCAGAAATTTTGTAGACGTTCATACTTGAAGGAGATCCAGTGTTGCTTCCCATCAACCCCGAGCCACTTGCCACGCATCAAAGGTTTGTGTAAATCCACCGCCACCCTAACTCGCAGGCATCTACCCCATGCTCTACCATCTGAGCTTGCATCAACTCTTATCACAGGCCCTATTGATGCTGCGAACTCCTCACCAAATGTCTCTATCATAGTAACTAGAGGAAgattatggagttgaacccaAAAGGGTTCATAACAGAACTGCAGTGCATTGATGGACTGGCTTTCGTCAACTTCTTGTATGGCTAGCAGGCATCTGTAGAAGAACCAGGGACGCCCCCCCAAGACCTTCTCCTTGTCCTTCATTTTTTGGAACTCTATCAAGAAGCTCTGGTCTCCGAGTTCTTTGAATCTGACCCAGCCTTCCAACCTCCATATTTGTGACATGGTGATTCGGAAAGCTTCACTGTTAACAAGCTTTTCAGCCATTGCCTTAGCCACAATGCATTGTTTTCCCAGACCTTCGGAACCGTGGTGGACTCCCTACTTTACGTGAAAGCATGAACTTTCTTCCGTTGACAGTTGCAGTTTCTCCCATCTTTTTGCCAAGTCCTCTGTTGCGTCCATTGTAGCCAAGTGGGATGATGAACAAAACTCACTACAACACTCAGCTCACACTAGTGAGACCTAAGCCTTTGAGAATCAAAGGCACTCTGGAGCCTTACTGTTTCTCACGAGAGAAAGGAAGGCACTCTTATGATATTATGAAttggtcttttttttaatctctatttGTAATCTGTATAAAATGTATTTTGTACATAAATCGTAACaagtggtatctagagcctaggTCGATGGGGACCATGAGGTTTGACATAGAAAAATTCACGGGGGATAATGACTTTGGGTTATGGAGAATAAAGATGAGGGCACTCCTAGTCCAACATGGACTTCAGGATGCCCTCTTGggtgagaaaaagaaaggttCCTCCTTGAAAGAGGAAGACAAGGAGACTGTCAAAGATGACATTCTCCAAAAAGCACACAGTGCCCTAATCCTCTCTCTCAGGGATAAAGTCCTGAGAGAGGTGGCTAGTGAGGACACTGCTGCAGGAATATGGTTGAAAATAGAGAATTTGTACATGACAAAATCCCTAGCAAACAGGCTACATAAGAAAACCAAACTCTATACCTTTAAGATGACCCCTAGAACTCAAATAGGATAGCATctagatgagtttaataaaatcATTCTAGACCTAGCTAATATAGATattaaggtggaggatgaggaGCAAGTAATCCTCTTGATGAGTTCTCTGGACTCATCATATCAGAAACTTAAAGAAACCCTGATGTATGGTAGAGACTCATTAACACTAGATGAAGTACAATCTGTACTTCATACTAGGGAATTACAAAATAAAGGAGATACAAAACAAGAGCATGGGGAAGGGCTATCTGTTAGGGGTAGaacagagaagagagaaaggaagGGCAAGAGTGAAGCCTTGAAATCTAGGTCTAAATCAAAGAGAAAACattttaaatgttttcattGTCACAAGGAATGGCATTTCAAAAAGAACTGTCCTGATAGAAAAAACAATCTAGGGAATAAGACCAAGGAGGCAGGGGATGCCTCTGTGGTATTAGATGGCTATGAGAGTACTGAGGTACTCATAGTGAGTGAAGTTGATTCTAAAACAGAGTGGATAATGGATTCTGGTTGCTCTTTTCATATGTGTCCTATTAGAGATTGATTTGAAACATTCTCTGAGTTAAAGGGAGGACATGTAATCCTAGGAAACAATAAGTCCTGCAAAATCATGGGTATAGGGTTAGTTAGACTAAAGTTACATAATGGCACTGAAAGAATATTGAAGGAGGTCAGATTTATACCTGAgttaagagaaatttaatttctcttggtatgcttgatTTATAAGGCTGCACCTTCAAGCCTGAAGCAGGAGTACTTAGGGTCACTAAAGGTTCCTTACTTATTATCAAAGGGTTATTAAAAATGGGTTGTATACCTTGCTTGGAAAAACTGTAGTTGGGGAAGCTTCTTCTATACAGAACACTATAGAGAATAAATCTATCTTGTGGCATAGGAGGCTTGGACATGTAAGCCAAAAGGAGATTGTAGAGTTACAGAAACAAGGGTTACTGAATGAACAGAACCTAAGAAATTTGCCTTTCTGTGAAGATTGCATCTATGGAAAGGCAAAGAGGGTTAGTTTCGGGTCAGCAACTCACAACACTAAGCAAACCCTAGACTATGTCCACTCTGATCTATGGGAACCTGCTAGAGTAAATTCACATAGTGGAGGGAGCTACTTTCTGTCCTTAGTAGATGATTACTCTAGGAAGGTCTGGATTTATATTCTGAAGAACAAGAGTGACACTTTTGAAAAGTTCAAGAAGTGGAAATCCCTAGTTGAAAACCAAGTAGGTAGGAAACTAAAAACTCTAAGGACTGATAATGGTTTAGAATTCCTATCAAATGAGTTTAACCTATTTTgtcaaaaagaagaaattcttaGGCATAAGACTGTGAGggaaactccacaacaaaatggtttgGCTGAGAGAATGAACAGGACCATCCTAGAAAGAGTTAGGTGTCTACTGTCTAATTCAGGGCTGCACAAAACCTTTTGGGCAGAAGCGACCACTACTACAGTACACCTTATAAATAGATGTCCATCCTCTGCTATAGGATTTAAAACCCCACAGGAGTTATGGTCTGGAAAACCTCCTAGATATGACTACCTAAGAGTTTTTGGATGTGTAGCTtatgcacattcaaaaactaATAAACTGAAACCTAGGGCACTTAAGTGCATTTTTATAGGATATCCTGAAGGGGTTAAAGGATACAAACTTTGGGTAGATGGACCTGGTAGACATAGGTGTATTGTGAGCAGAGATGTGACCTTTAATTAGTCACACATTGCTCGGGtacaagaatcacatttaatcaaTAATAATGACAAGCCCTTAGAGGGATCTCAGATTGAGGTGGAGCAGGTTAATACCTAACCTGAACCTATAACTGGTGATGACAGTGACTCTGAGGATCAAACTTCAGAGGATACAAGTCAAGGTGGAGCCAGATCTTGGAATCTGGCTAGAGATAGACAGAGGAGGGTGATTAAACCACCTCAAAGGTTTGGACAAGCTGACCTTACAGCTTTTTCCTTGACATTGGTTGATGATGTTGTTTATCAAGAACCTAGGTCTTATAAAGAGGCTATATCTAGTAAAGACTCATCTAAGTGGCTTTTAGCCATGCATGAGGAGATGGAGTCACTTAACAAGAATCAAACTTGGGTTCTGGTGCCTAAACCTCAAGGAGTTAGACTCATTGGATCCAAGTGGatttttaagaagaaagatggcaTACCAGGAATAGAAGGGACCAGGTACAAGGCTAGGCTTGTAGCAAAAGGCTTTACACAGAGTAAGGgaattgattttaataaaattttctcaCCTGTAGTGAAACACAGCTCAATCAGATTACTACTAGCGTATACAGCATTTGAAAATTTACATTTAGaacaattagatgttaaaacagcttttcttcatggagaacttgaagaagaaatttatatgcaaCCCCCTGAAGGCTTtactgataaaataaaaaataatcatgtgtggttacttaaaaaatctttatatggccttaaacaatCTCCTAGACAATGGTATAAGAGGTTTGACACACATGATtagtaataattttaaaaggagTTGCTATGATAGTTGTGTAtattacaaggaagaaaagagaataatgatatatcttttactttatgtagatgatatgttgatAGCTTGTAAAGACACTAATCTAATTGATGAAGT includes:
- the LOC122291168 gene encoding uncharacterized protein LOC122291168, encoding MANQNHVSCRAADTSKSLQKWTTPPEGEYKLNWDAAINQPLNQVGIGAIIRDCSGQVLGTMRARRELNLSPFTAEAYAMMMAVIFCKEAGFQSVLFEGDSLKVVEGMQKTARDWSQGGLIIEDTKQMLQDFVSWKFCHTKRDSNMAAHLLAKNALLNDCDLYELEEIPSCIRRAVILDVCNSMV